The nucleotide sequence ATAGATAAGAGATGATGACAACTTGGGATTCCCAGCAGCAGTTCCTTGCTCTATAGACTCTAGCATTTGGAACGCTTCGTCAATCCTCCGAGCTTTCCCCAATCCCTTCACCAAAACAAACGATTCCAAAATCAAATTACAcgaaatcaaaattcaaaattagatGAAAGAACCAATAAAACCACCTTCAAGATAGTGGCGTAACTAATAGAGTCGACTCCAATTCCACCAGGTTCCGCCATCTCATGAAACATCTGAAGAGCTAAATCGATATTTTCACAGTGAACGCAAGCTTCGAGAACTGAGTTCATAACGATTGTGTTAAGCCTCCCATAACGTTTCTTAGCAGCTTCAACCTCCTCCACGATCTGGCCAAGCTGATGACGGCGCGTGAGTAGCACGATGCGAGAGGTGAGAGGCTTGAGATTGATACGCTTGGAGTAAGGAGTAGCTCTGCGAGGATAACACCGTCGCGTCGGAACAAAGGAGGAGGATTTAAGTGAAGGGAGAGGAGTGAATAGATTAGAAATAGCTAAAACCCGATACATCATCTTCAAAGGAGACGGGAAGAAGGAAGCTACCCATCCGCCATTGATGGATAACGTCAGTCAGAGAATCTGAATCGCGCGATAACGATCGATTAGTCCAGTTTTACTGACATTGCCGGGTCGAACCAATTATCACTTATCGTCGCAAATTTGGGCCTTAGGCTTTAATTTTAAAGcccaatatatttatattcaacgATGACGTGAGTTTTGACTTTTTCAGTTCTCCTAATCCAAAATTGCTTCTAGATTAAGCTATATATTTTTCTGGAACTCCTAAATTTCGAAACTTGCAACCTTTTTTATAACGCggaaacaaatatcctaaattCCGTGGAGgcttatatgtttataaatatcaTCCACGCTCAAACCTTTATTCACGCGGAAACAACGATTCCATAATTTGGCTTTGTCTAGAAGGGAAGAAAcagcaagaaaaagaagaaggatgtGTTTGGTGTTTGTGTGCGATCAAGACGAGAGGGTGATCGGAAGGTACGCAGCTCCTGGAGCGTGTCCGTATTGCGGCGGAGCGGTTCAAGTGGTTGACGTTAATAGCCAATGGAGATTCTGTTTCGTTCCTCTCTCTAATAAAAACAAACGTCGCCATCTCTGTTCCACTTGCGGTAAACGCCTCGTCGTCCATGGCTGAAACccaccacacaaaaaaaaaaccttccaCTTCCTCCGAAGAGATCA is from Camelina sativa cultivar DH55 chromosome 20, Cs, whole genome shotgun sequence and encodes:
- the LOC104769279 gene encoding uncharacterized protein LOC104769279, coding for MCLVFVCDQDERVIGRYAAPGACPYCGGAVQVVDVNSQWRFCFVPLSNKNKRRHLCSTCGKRLVVHG